From the Trichoplusia ni isolate ovarian cell line Hi5 chromosome 1, tn1, whole genome shotgun sequence genome, the window CTGGCcttttgaatgtatttattagttattaagtTTCTTCTTTTCAAATGAGATGTGAAACGGTTTTGTACGTTTTAGCTTTTGCTAATGGTACGagattttatgtttgtatttttagtcGAGTTTCATCAAAGAGTTTTATTCAGACTGGTTGGTCGATACATAAGTTTTCATAGAAGTTCaagatgaaaaaataataactaaatatcgttaacattgaaaatttaatgtcGATATTGACTCATAATAAAGAAGAAGTCCTCGCCCGACGACGGTGAGATTGGCccagtattgtttttttacaagCACCAGACAACACTATGTACAATTGAGCATTATAACCTTTGGACCTATAAAATGAATGAACGTCGTCAAACAATCAATTGAAAGGATGATTTACAGACGTAAAAATGAAAGAAGTTCAATAtcaatttgcatttaattttgagCCTTATGTGACacacaataaacattattgtcCTGCGGTATACCGGACACGTGGCAAAAGGCAATAACTTGAACACACGTATAGTAACACCGAAACTACATCGATACTCAGAATTAATTGCAATAGTGAGTAACTAAACAATGATAAACGGAACTAGTTCTAGTAAAGAACGGAGGCTTATACAAGTATGTTCATGTAAACAGTAGAACTATTTAGCGGAATGTGGGAAAGTTCATGTTTTTCACGTTTCcttaacaaagaataaaaacggAATTATATTACTGAGGTTCCGCGGTTTGGCCGTCCTTTTTCAGCAGACTGTATCTTGTGATATCACGGAagttgtcatttttataaatgatgAACTCTGATGACGCTATAACAACACACAAGAAAATTCGAGTTAGCGGCAATTTTCATGTTTGAccaaataatgtaattttatatttagctaAAGATcctaaaaacaaactttaaatagcGTGACCAACAACACGAgtgttacaataaatatgtatagcGAATGGACCTTGTTAAAGTAACGGGCAGCCGGAAATTATATCCAAATAATACGTCAGTCCGTACAACTCCACCGCCTAAACTTAAAATGCTACATTTTTCGTGAAACATCGTTATTTCGAGGAtgaaaataacgaaaatatgtATTCAGAATGTCAAGCGTTCCTCAAGTTGATTGACGGTAGTATAATACGAGGAACTAACTTGagtaaatatcatattttcacaaatattttcctGTAAAGCTCCGTAATGTATACGACAAACAATGTCTTGGTTTAGGAAAATGGAATCAAATAGATGCCTGAGTGAAATATTAAATGCACTGCCTTCGACTTAATAAGAAAACTTGAAGTTTTAGCAAAAATCTAAACAGATTTTATGCTAATGAgatttattgtcattttttctACTAGACTCTtgcaatttgttatttttaaagtttacattaaaacCTAATAAACCAAGTTTACAGTAATGAGGTTGAGTAACTACTTTCAAATTAGGACGAAAcattccattttttaaattgcaaCACAGAAATTTGAAATTCGCGTTCTGTCACAACAATATGGCAGCTGCAGCGAACTGTCAAAAAGCGCGCGAGATGAATGCCGGCCGATACATGGCATGTGCCCGGAATGATTTGTGGCGTGCTCGCCAAATATGAACGCAGCCGtgctaaaaatattgatttattttcagcCTATTCagtatttccatattttaaatataatccaGTGATGACCGTCAGTCACGTTGGacgtaaaataatgtaatgatttttttactcGTGCAGCggctgaaattttattttatgagtagTGTCAGGAATGGTACATTTATTCGAGATTTTGTATGGTGTTCAAAGTTAATACCTATATGTAACTGATACTTGTAATCTACgtattttttaagtcaaataataTGTTACCATATATCTAGGCCATTCAATTTTGTCCAAAACAAATCACAGATTAAAAGAAAACGACAAAAAGGacacaaaacaacaattaatttcaCCACCGTTTTTCCATAAAATAGTTTTCTCTCAAAGTCCCAAACAGCACGTGACTATAAAAAAGTCCttgcgtgtgacgtcacgaatgACCTGTGAGAGGATTACACCTGTAAGCCTCCCAAGTGTGGTTTCAAAGCGACGACTTACGGCCCTTGCAAAGGCTTTAACCACCAAAGATGTATCATTAGTATAGTACGTTTAAAGAGGAAAATGCCTAATGTTAAGGATTATGGGATTGGCTCAAAGCAACGTTTGTATTGACATAAACGTTATctctgctaatattataaagaggtagaGTGTGTTGTGTTTGCGAGTTTTGCGGTAATCTCAGTATCTACTGAATCGATTTcgattttgttttctattatataGCTTTGTTTTTGTGTGAGTGACATAGGCTGTATATGATGAAGTGTGAACggaacagctagtattgtaCTATTTCTAGCTCAATAATTATAACGTTTTCGTCCTGCAATTCGCCTGTAATTATTATGATTCGGGAATGATAGCAGGTGGTAACGCTAATTATAGTTGTATGTAGTACGCCTTTCTTGAATATACAAATTGCGATTTAGGGTGAGAAACGGTTGTATCTCATCCATGAAAGccaattgatatttaattagcAGGAATAATTATTACGTATTCATTTTGCCTTGTCtctgaaagaaaaaacattagaaattaaattttgtatttcattcatttctgAATAAATATCAGTGGAATCATTTACTTGACACATAATGGAAGTAAAAATTCGTCACGGTTAACGCTTCACTTGTTTCATTAAATACATATGTACTGGTACTATTCAAGGctaagaaaatatgaaaaggcCATAGAACAAtctcttttaaaattaacaattgaaaaaacatcaaacaaaattttcacTATCCACTTCTCCTGTCAAAAATGGCACAACTCTCATCTTTTACCGACATTTAGACTGGAACAAAGCGAATcgctttgaaaaacaaaagaatgtggAGGAGGTCGGCTCCCCGTGCTCCGTGCAGGCCGGCCGGTGCCAGGGGAAATACACTTGATTGCACAACCCACATACGATGCATTCTGATTTCATACCACTTCTTTTTGAACTCTCTACATTTTGTGTagtgtttgttttgaaatattaggTGGAATAAGAAATGTAGGATTCCTACTGTGAATCTCTTTGAGTTGATTTGTTTAtggaatttgatttttttaatttgaattcgtTTTTTGCCTgcagaaattgtttttatttatgtcatatATGTTTTGTATGTCGACAAATCGCTCGcattattaatctatactaatatataatgatgaagagtttgtttgtttgaacgcgctaatctcaggaactactggtccaaattgaaaaaatatttttgtgttgaatagaccatttgtcgaggaaggctttaggctataaaccatcacgctgtgactaatatgagcgaagataggtacaatggaaaatgtgaaaaaacaagcaggtataaatcataacatatatcttctacccacgggaacgaagtcgcgggcaacagctagttacttaataattgtagtaatgagatcaaatttgtaaacaaaaaatattaaaaaaaaacactaataaacCAATCAACTGAATCGTTTATAACATTTAACACAATAAAAcgaaatgtatattaaattatgtagagCAACTTCGAAAACATTTTACAAGAAACACTGATACATTTACAGTACCTTACAACATCTGCGATGAACCACGAAAGGATTGCGATTTAAACAATTGTACGCACAAAAACACTTTCTCATCAATTAAACAATAGTCCTTGACATCTTAGCCATCTATTTACAAACTAGTGAAACTCGTCAATAGTTAGTAGAATAAGTAACTGGCCGTTCGAGCGTGAATACCCACTACACTAGGGGATTTCATAACGCATTAcaattaattgattgttttcaattcaatttattgaatatgtgttatgtattcaatttattgtatCACTGTCTTCGATAATATATTGTTGTAATTAggaaaaatcttgttttaatgcACTGATGGATTTGCGAGTGTTGTTGATATTAGTTCTGTTTGCCGAATATCTATTAGGACATATGTGTATGGCGCGCAAAGTTCCAACATAAATATAAGACCTCAGTATCAAGGAGTACGCAGAATAAATAAAGACAAGAAATTGACCCCTCTCTTACTCGCGCTTGGAAATTGGCTTAATAGAAAAgcaggtttaaaaataaaccttttttccCACACTACgcataaataacatttgaacTTCAACATTGTTTAATGCTTAATCATCTTATCatctaaaaagaaacaaaatttaaaattcactaCTTTTTCAAAGATAGACTggtttaaaatgacaaataagGCATATCAATAACCAGATGATctacaaaacgtttagcagaaaaaaatgaatgaaaaactCATTTGCGTTTAGCATGCGATGTTAACAATTCTATTAGAAAGGCAGTTTATGTACTGGTTACTGATCCACAGTACAAATTGTACAGGTTTGGGAAgcttgttttattgaaatcatcAATGTCTGGTCTGTCTGATCAATGACTATTTATGGTCAATCAGGTGACTTTGACTGAAATATTGGTACTAATCAAGCAGTTAACGTATTACGAAATTAATGTAATATCGTATTGCTTATTCCAAATCCTTCTTAGATTTAGTGGTAGAAGTAAAAACTCTTTTCTAGAGTCCGTAAAAACAGCAGATTATTTAGTATACCGTGTCCCACAGCTGGTAAAAGATCGTGCtaaaatccttccacgattctcacCCCATCACTTAGTACGTCCCGCTTCCCGGAAGCgattcattgaaaaaaaaccttaattttatttttttgtaatttattaaaaaagagaagAAGTCttgtgataaatataataagaaaaaatacttaatagatTGTCACTAGATACTCAcctaaaaaggaaaaaaaataaagtatatcctaaaaaatagagtaaatatctattttatttatttgtatgttaccCCCTACATCATGAACCCATCGTATGATacactacatacatacatgttaatCAGGAACCGTGACGGTGGAAGCTTGCACAACCGCAGCACATATTAAcgcgctgcgcacgcgcagacTACACAGTGACAAGCCACACGCAACATGATTCGCAACATAGCTGTGAGTATtcagttatttgtttattattattatttcaaatttgttaaaataacattagtaataattaatgaaatttgtttttttttatccttaagtaaattaaagtatcctttattttttgtttaaatattagaaatagtttagtttaaataactatattatttaatgttgcttatccaaaaaataatttcagtaaataGTCCAAAAAGTAACTTGACTTTTGATTCACTTACATTTTGtagaatttcgttttttaaaagCCGATtgtaaaaagaataattattagtaaaatctttaagaattatttttgtattatttccaATACAGCAATTCAATACAAAACTAatgtattgtaataatataacaacataTTCGCTGTGTCTCTTTTTAATTACGATCCAATTTTTCGACCAATAATTATtgttctttaatttataattaactaagtATTACTTTGTTTGACAGTTGACCCTGGCCGTAGTGGTTGCAAGCCATATGTGCTTAGCGAACCCCGTCCCAGAACCCGATCCCGTTCATAGAACGCAGTAAGTTAACATTTTTACTGTTATCTTGAACCTATGTGCGGTTTTTCGTATGTTGTGTAGCAAAAAATATGCGGATTTAACTCGTTTTCTGGTTTGAATATTAGTCATGCTTTAAATACGTCTCATATCCATGAGAGAATATCCGGAAACTAGTCGTGCGGTCTTTATTTACATGAGTGAGTAAACAGATctattacaatacaaaaatatatatttgaaaaagcCTCACGAatgataaaaatggaaaaatgaGGAGGAAAGGGATTTTGctttttcaaaaatgaaaagtaGTTTAAGATACCAAAGTTTCATTACCTTATTTTTATGGCAAAAGGTTGTGGTACCAACCAGATAGTTTGTTTTACATATGATAGGATTTTGGTCATGATCAGTTCACTCTGTCGCTACTTAGTAGACACTATAACGTATCCATTAGGATACGAAGGCGCGTAACTTATACTAAAAGcacatcaacaaaattaaaaccacATTTCACttctaataatttcaaattcatttcaCCGAAAATCTTTTGAGGAAACAAATTCAAAAACCCATTTCCATTGTGGCTTCTCTCTAAATCACGTTTCAGCTATAATTATTCTTGATTCGCGTAAATTTGCTAGATTTCGTGATaataaatacagataatatCGTTCGCAGTCCATCCATCAGATTTATTGCAAACATAACTGTTAATGGCAGCCGCCACATGAGTTATGTACGGTCGTGCTAATGTATCTTTGACTATTCTATATGTTAAGCTTAATGTTGACGTCATAATGTCTGTACATATGCCGAGTGGGAGCTTTAGGGATGTACAAGTGATACATACATTTTCTGTATAGTAGAAAtcaacaaatgttttattttaaaattaattgcaaacGTACGTTGTTGAATATGTTTTGACCATTTGGCTAGCTTAAGATAGCTATGGCTATGGCTTCtagattttcatttaatatattaagaCGGAAAATTCATGTCACGGTAATTGGAACCTTTTTatctcaataaaatgtaaagcgATAGACATTGCATAagttaaacaacatttaataatgatcaGGTATGAAATactatgtaataataattaaagtaaacattCAAAACACCAGTGACAAAAGGTGAAGCAaaacatcatgaggaaaccTATTCTAGATATCTAACCTGCTGTGAGCTAACATAGTTATAAATGCTTAAACCTTCTCTTTACGGGAAGAGTCTgcacccagcagtgggacgtctATACTCGTAGGCTAGTTTTATAATACACTTATACATTTCCATTACAGCGTGAGAATCCACGTGCCACATGAAGTCCATACCGTCCACCACCATCACGTCGAAACAGTGCCCGTATACAAAGAAGTACCAGTCATCAAAACCGTACCCATCATCAAAGAAGTACCGGTCATCAAACACTTGCCGGTCGTACAAACTGTACACGTACCTGTTGTCAACACTGTACACGTCGAGAAACCAGTCTTCGTACCAGTTAAAACACACGTATCTTACTCCTCCTGGCATTAACGCCTGAATGTAGACGGTTGTAGAAATAGTGCTTTAATCAAATGCTAAAGACTTGTCGATAAATGTGTAACAACACTAGTCCTTTGTAAAGACTTTACTTGAAATTTAGTCTAAGTcacgtaactttttaataaatgcaagtAAAGCATTCGAAATGATTGTGTATTCTGGCTTTTCTTTTGTAAACCCCAAAATTCatacaaaaactcaaataattgtatatgtacataataaagTCATATACACAATTAATTTGAACGTTATCTAGTGCACCTAAGTATGTTCCAAAATTAATCCAAAATCTATTTACTATTACCAAACATTAACTTCAACCGAATTATCCACGCGTCAAATAGATTTAACAAAAGCTTTCGATAAGCTTAATACAACTATAACTCCAAAAATTAATACGGCAAATtaacttcaaaatgttattcatgatggaattaatttaaataagagcTGTTAATGAAGAGCACTAGTGTGTAACGACATTAAAAATGTCAGGtaacaaatgaaattaattaactcGTCTACGATGCTTGGACCGCGAGTTTAATTGCATGGCGAACTATCGAAATTAACACGAATATAAATCATGGTTTAGCTATGAATACTCATTTGTTATTTGATGTTCATATAGTTAAGTGCAATCGTTAAGCGATCTGAGGAAGCAAGATGGCGTACTACATTTTGTtaagcggcatctcttttcgcCAACTGATCATACTTTAAGAGATCGTAGGCTACCAACACTTAGACTAAACGCCTGTTTGACTAAATGATAGCATAATGTTTTAAACTgtcaacagaaaaaaacataacgaTTAAGTACATCAACAGGCATAAAGATTAAGTAGTTACCACCGATcattaagaatgtatttttaagtgaTTCTTATAGTAATCTATGCATGCTGATATATGTTCTTTGCATGTTTACTTATACTGGCTGGATAATGTCATTATTTCTACAACTGCCAATACATGTAAGTTCGTTGTAAATACTCCGAATGTTCTTGTTATTAACACAATGAGATGTTACACGTTCTTCTGtgatataataaatgttaaaatgttcTGGTTTTTGTATAATCTTCCCCTAAAAGATAATGCGATATGAATCTCGATGGCATCTAGTCTTTAAGATAAAGGGccttaaaaagttgaaatttctGTAAGACAAAATAAGACAACCAGACTTAGGACACGGGTTGGTTTAACCACTTTGTCTTTCGTCCAGTAAAATTCAAGAGCACTGCTCACCCTGCTTCTGTATATTCTATAAGCTATATTTGGTTCAAAAATACCCAATAAGTACAAGTCCAAAACTAGACTTAGTTCGACTGTAATTTGACCTCTACAATAGACTAACAAACACATATGAACATGTACTGAGTAGGCACATTTGATTTTCCTCAATCTGGCATTGTCAATTCACGCTATCTCACCCACTACTGGCATGTCGGTCCATTGTAGTCTTGTCAAAACCTGAAAACAATCCAGGCTGTTCTTGTTTACGAATACGTAAGCCTGAGGTATAATAACGTCATGTTTGCAGTAGGGAACAAACGTTTAGTGGGGGCCTAATAACACCTAATAAAGCCTAATAAATGGACAATGCAGTTCACTAGTGGTTTTGTTCGGCTTTACCGACTTAGCAAACAGTTAATTCTGATTGCGTTTGTCAGTTAGTACGCACTGCGTGCTGTTGTACTGCGGATGTTCATAACATAAGTTAGttagtttaaaactttattgtaGCAGAGAATTGTGAGGGAATTAAAACTAAGCTGAATCTGAATATACCAGTAAATTAACAGAAATTGAAacgtttttataacaaatttagTCAACTTTGACCACGTAAGATTTTACAAGCTTCAAATAAATTTCGCTCAGatgaaaattaatgatatttctGTTCGATAGGTCAAGTGGCTAAGAATTGAAAATTTCATGAATTTGTTTGATTCCGAGTTATCTTCTATAGCAATGAGTCTCTTCTGTGGAGCAAGAAAGTGAGAAAAAGGTATATAATCAGACAAatcatctcatcatcatcatcagcaaaCCCCTCTTTTTACCAATTTCGGATCCCGGTGCTCTTTAAAAGCCACCGCAAAGCTTTAATCAATAATAGTacctacaaacaaaaaaatctgtcacGATACCATTTACCGTCATTCATTCCCCGAACAAAAAGTGCCAGACACCAGTCACCCGCTTATTGTTTCACGGCAAATTAATTCTTTTCGCCAACTCATACACTTGTTATTGATAATTATTGCGCCCATGAGCACGACACTTGACTACTGATAAAGTGTCATTTCAAATTGAGATGCCAATTTAAATGGCAATTTGCGTTGAACAATGGCGTTAATGCATGCCAGTTGATAGGGGATAATGGGGATTTTAAATAACGttggtttaattttgttattggaaAGATTCCTATTTGAGTGGGTGACGTAATTGCCCTCTTTGTTCGATTGTCTTTTGTCTTATTTGTTGCCTATATCATTGATAAATTTGGCGGTTATTTACATTGTATTCAGATCTTTAGAACATCAACCTTTCACGATGTTTCCTACAGACTTGAGAATTAAATTACCGAAAactttttttctaagaaaaaaaacatgtgcaGCCTATCATTTTGCCACCAAAACCAGTCCGCTCCACaccacaaaaacaattgaaaatcaacATTCATTTGGTGCCATAAATATGAACGGAACACTGGACATGAGCCGTCATTAAAAATCGTATTAACGCATTGGCATGGAGGCAACACGACGAATACTCACATTTATACCTGCGGTCAAATAATGAGCTTACACCAGCCAACTTATAAATAAGCCAGATTAAAACGCGCTAAAATTATTTCAGTCTGTCATATCGAACGAATCATCAAACCGCGGAATGGGCGCGGTTAGATTTAGTTCGATTAAAGGCATTCGGATTTTGGCAATAATTAAACGTCCATAATCGATTTATCTATATCGATGATTTTATTACAAGTGCTGATCGAGGTCCTGAAATTATGGGGTTACGCAATGCAGAATTGAGTACACGTTATAATACCCGTGGACTTTTTGGGTTTTgctcttgtcctgagtctggatagTCCtgaacttgaatgtttgagaaacacCGCAAGcagaaaactaaaaaactaataaagaagtcgttttgtaaaaaaaacatctgctTAGGATAGACAAAGCACCATTAATAATTCTGTAAGCATAGTGTGCCAAAAGTCTATTCATCCTACAATAGCTCAAAAACGAGGCTAACAGCATAAACTAGTTTAAAACTGGCCAAcgaatctagaaaaaaaatacaaagcagtttttaataaagagaaGTCATGCTATCCGCTTGGAACAGACTGATTTCATCCAAATTATTGGCtctagagtttttttttttaattatccagCACGATAAACATTTATTCAGGTCAGTTATTCCTCTATCCGAAACGTTGAACTTTGTTGGGAACTACTCAATCGAATAAACTGATGTTTTGGACGCGCTTTGGTTTGGGCAGGCCTATGAGCCAGTGGCTTtacttaaaacacttaaataacTTCGATTAACTCGAAATTACTCGACTATCATAAGTAGGACTCCTTTCTGAAACGCCGCACAAATTTTAGCATTCATTTAGAGCAATATGGATTTCATAGGATTTCTTTTTTCAGTCAATAAATTACCTTCGAGGAATGTGACTGTGAAacaacagaatatttttttacccaaAATTATGGAATTTGTGtgagtaacaaataaaattattccacgAATTCCAAAAACCTTCTAATCCAAAAGACAACAccgaatattattatttaacctaCACTTTACTACCCCATTCTAAAAAAGTATAGCAATAAAAGGGGACAATAAAATCCAACATTCTTCCGTAACAGATACAAGCTCCCCCACATAATATCCAGAGCGGAACACTACATTTGATCAAAGATATGTTTATTTCATGCATAGCCTCTCGTGGCATCGTAGGCTATAAAATCTAGAATGAATCTATTCACTGAGAGACGCTTCGTGAAATTTACGTGGTG encodes:
- the LOC113494860 gene encoding uncharacterized protein LOC113494860 — encoded protein: MIRNIALTLAVVVASHMCLANPVPEPDPVHRTHVRIHVPHEVHTVHHHHVETVPVYKEVPVIKTVPIIKEVPVIKHLPVVQTVHVPVVNTVHVEKPVFVPVKTHVSYSSWH